The Azospirillum baldaniorum genome window below encodes:
- a CDS encoding HpcH/HpaI aldolase/citrate lyase family protein has product MDDLGWRSVLFVPASRPDRFDKALAAGADAVCVDLEDAVAPAHKQDARAAAMRFVADGSNGGSGGGGGGGGGGGGPDRVIRINTLRSVAGMRDALALIEARPSGGTVVVPKIDSPEEVCWLDQLLTEAGLDLRLVAQIETLRGVDQAAAITAASRRVSAVMFGGLDLAAELGVPASWDGLLYGRSRVVHAAARAGIPAIDMPFVAVRDADGCRAEAQRALALGFTAKMAIHPGQVPTINDAYTPTPDEVADAERIVTAWKNAPDGVIQVDGKMVERPIVLAMRRTLARAQAPERASTSTRHGDAA; this is encoded by the coding sequence ATGGACGATCTCGGCTGGCGCAGCGTGCTGTTTGTCCCGGCATCGCGGCCCGACCGCTTCGACAAGGCGCTTGCCGCCGGCGCCGATGCGGTCTGCGTGGATCTGGAGGACGCCGTGGCGCCGGCTCACAAGCAGGATGCCCGTGCCGCGGCCATGCGCTTCGTGGCGGATGGCAGCAACGGTGGCAGTGGCGGTGGCGGTGGCGGTGGCGGTGGCGGTGGCGGTCCCGACCGCGTGATACGCATCAACACGTTGCGCAGCGTGGCGGGGATGCGCGATGCGCTCGCCCTCATCGAGGCGCGCCCCTCGGGTGGCACCGTAGTCGTCCCCAAGATCGACTCGCCCGAGGAGGTCTGCTGGCTCGACCAGTTGCTGACCGAAGCGGGACTCGATCTTCGCTTGGTGGCTCAGATCGAGACGCTGCGTGGGGTCGATCAGGCAGCCGCCATCACGGCCGCGTCCCGCCGGGTGAGCGCCGTCATGTTTGGAGGCTTGGATCTGGCGGCTGAACTCGGCGTCCCGGCGTCCTGGGATGGGCTTCTGTACGGTCGATCGCGGGTCGTCCACGCCGCCGCGCGGGCCGGCATTCCGGCCATCGACATGCCCTTCGTCGCGGTGCGCGACGCCGACGGGTGCCGCGCCGAGGCGCAGCGCGCCCTGGCTCTGGGCTTCACGGCGAAGATGGCCATCCATCCGGGCCAGGTTCCCACCATCAACGACGCCTACACACCGACACCGGACGAGGTCGCCGACGCCGAGCGGATCGTCACGGCCTGGAAGAACGCTCCGGACGGCGTCATCCAAGTCGACGGGAAAATGGTCGAACGCCCGATCGTGCTCGCCATGCGACGCACACTGGCCCGCGCGCAGGCTCCCGAACGCGCATCCACATCGACGCGGCATGGTGATGCCGCGTGA
- a CDS encoding arylsulfatase: MAATAGAVLACPSMAADVRTGAGPSGGGNRPNILLILADDLGYSDIGAFGGEIQTPSLDALARSGLQLTNFHVSPACSPTRAMLMAGTDNHVAGLGTMAELPTPEQKGKAGYEGTLGTNVVPFPELLRDAGYHTYMAGKWHLGMTEELSPPARGFDQSYAMLQGGAGFFDQTGNAPPPDGKGTTKARYRENGKPVELPKIDYTTNFYTDKIIEYIGSNKADGKPFFAYAAYTAPHFPLQAPDHLIEKYKDTYKAGYEAIRNERFKRMQAAGLIPANMTPSEPPALWPKWEQLSQQQKDVEARRMAVYAAMVDALDQNVGRLVSYLKEIGEFDNTIIVFLSDNGAEGNDILDLVPAAWVEETFDNSLDNIGRPGSYVGYGPGWGHVSAAPFRLFKAFPTEGGVRSPTIISYPKLAHRGKIDGQIASVMDLAPTFLEAAGVKHPGHSHKGRTVHPMQGTSLWPYLNGRSDRAHPTDYALGMELFGRASIKKGDWKLVWVNQPWGTGGWELFNLADDPGETRNLVDAQPEKVKEMMASWDEYREKNGVIFDEKIAGQLQYSNGTRYYQELEW; the protein is encoded by the coding sequence GTGGCGGCGACCGCCGGCGCCGTTCTGGCGTGCCCATCCATGGCGGCGGACGTCCGGACGGGCGCCGGCCCGTCGGGGGGCGGCAACCGTCCCAACATCCTGCTGATTCTTGCCGACGATTTGGGCTATTCGGACATCGGTGCGTTCGGAGGCGAGATCCAGACGCCCAGTCTCGACGCCTTGGCGCGCTCCGGTCTCCAACTGACCAACTTCCATGTGTCGCCAGCCTGTTCGCCGACGCGGGCCATGCTGATGGCCGGCACCGACAATCACGTGGCCGGACTGGGGACGATGGCGGAACTGCCGACGCCGGAGCAGAAAGGAAAAGCGGGCTACGAGGGCACCCTCGGCACCAACGTCGTCCCGTTCCCGGAACTGCTGCGCGATGCGGGCTATCACACCTACATGGCCGGCAAGTGGCATCTGGGCATGACGGAGGAACTCAGCCCTCCGGCGCGCGGCTTCGATCAATCCTACGCCATGCTCCAGGGCGGGGCGGGGTTCTTCGACCAGACCGGCAATGCGCCGCCACCTGACGGCAAGGGCACGACCAAGGCGCGCTACCGCGAGAACGGCAAGCCGGTCGAACTGCCGAAGATCGACTACACGACGAATTTCTACACCGACAAGATCATCGAATACATCGGCAGCAACAAGGCCGATGGGAAGCCCTTCTTTGCCTATGCGGCCTACACGGCCCCGCACTTCCCCCTGCAGGCGCCCGACCACCTCATCGAGAAGTACAAGGACACCTACAAGGCGGGATACGAGGCCATTCGGAACGAGCGCTTCAAGCGCATGCAGGCCGCGGGGCTGATCCCGGCAAACATGACGCCGTCCGAGCCGCCCGCGCTCTGGCCGAAATGGGAGCAGCTTTCCCAGCAGCAGAAGGATGTCGAAGCGCGCCGGATGGCGGTTTACGCGGCCATGGTCGATGCCCTGGACCAGAACGTCGGCCGATTGGTGTCCTACCTGAAGGAGATCGGCGAGTTCGACAACACCATCATCGTCTTCCTGTCCGACAACGGCGCCGAGGGGAACGACATTCTCGACCTTGTCCCTGCCGCGTGGGTCGAGGAAACCTTCGACAACAGCCTGGACAACATCGGGCGTCCGGGCTCCTACGTCGGCTATGGGCCGGGGTGGGGCCATGTGAGCGCCGCCCCCTTCCGCCTTTTCAAGGCGTTCCCGACCGAGGGCGGCGTGCGTTCGCCGACCATCATCTCGTACCCCAAGCTGGCGCATCGCGGAAAGATCGACGGCCAGATCGCCTCGGTGATGGATCTGGCGCCGACCTTTCTTGAGGCGGCCGGGGTCAAGCACCCTGGACACAGCCACAAGGGGCGCACCGTCCATCCCATGCAGGGAACCTCCCTCTGGCCCTATCTGAACGGCCGGTCCGATCGCGCCCACCCGACGGATTACGCGTTGGGGATGGAGCTGTTCGGGCGTGCCTCCATCAAGAAGGGCGACTGGAAGCTGGTGTGGGTGAACCAGCCCTGGGGAACCGGCGGGTGGGAGCTCTTTAATCTTGCCGATGATCCCGGCGAGACCCGCAATCTCGTCGATGCCCAACCGGAAAAGGTCAAGGAAATGATGGCCTCCTGGGATGAGTACCGGGAGAAGAACGGTGTGATCTTCGATGAGAAGATCGCCGGCCAGCTTCAGTACAGCAATGGCACGCGCTACTACCAGGAGCTTGAGTGGTAA
- a CDS encoding formylglycine-generating enzyme family protein, whose product MANKSTVFFTALVTAGVGAAAGLAMFAWPAQAPAMPNVAEDTLCDGSAAAPGTKEAPPGMVWIPGGDTRIGSDQHYREEGPVTRVSVDGFWMDRTEVTNAQFRRFVEATGYVTEAERVVDGTGADARRPSGSVVFVDPTSQAGRSDTWWRLLPEANWRHPEGSGSDIGGRENHPVVHVTYNDAVAYARWLGRELPTEAQWEHAARGGLDGAPYAWGGEFTPQGVAMANTWQGFFPIQNTRGDGYPATAPVGCFTANGYGLRDMIGNVWEWTSDWYRPRHDGLGDVNPTGPRQEDSYDPRQPGVPSRVIKGGSFLCAQNFCQRYRPASRHPQEVGVGASHLGFRTVLNTR is encoded by the coding sequence ATGGCCAACAAAAGCACGGTCTTCTTCACGGCACTCGTGACGGCCGGGGTTGGTGCCGCCGCGGGGCTGGCGATGTTCGCCTGGCCTGCCCAGGCTCCAGCCATGCCGAACGTCGCGGAGGACACGCTGTGCGACGGTTCCGCCGCGGCCCCCGGCACGAAGGAGGCGCCTCCCGGCATGGTGTGGATTCCGGGGGGCGATACCCGGATTGGCTCCGACCAGCATTACCGCGAGGAAGGGCCGGTGACGCGGGTGAGCGTCGATGGCTTCTGGATGGACCGGACCGAAGTCACGAACGCCCAGTTCCGCCGGTTTGTCGAAGCGACGGGGTATGTCACCGAGGCGGAACGCGTCGTCGACGGAACCGGCGCCGATGCGCGCCGGCCCTCCGGTTCCGTGGTCTTCGTCGATCCGACCTCCCAGGCCGGGAGGAGCGACACGTGGTGGCGCTTGCTTCCTGAAGCGAACTGGCGCCATCCGGAGGGTTCCGGCAGCGACATCGGGGGCCGCGAGAACCACCCCGTGGTGCATGTCACGTACAACGATGCCGTCGCGTATGCGCGATGGCTCGGCCGGGAACTTCCCACCGAGGCGCAGTGGGAGCACGCGGCCCGGGGCGGGCTGGATGGTGCGCCCTACGCCTGGGGCGGCGAGTTCACCCCTCAGGGCGTGGCGATGGCCAACACGTGGCAGGGGTTTTTCCCGATCCAGAACACGCGGGGTGACGGCTATCCGGCGACCGCCCCGGTGGGCTGCTTCACGGCGAACGGTTACGGGCTGCGGGATATGATCGGCAATGTCTGGGAATGGACGTCGGATTGGTATCGGCCGCGGCATGACGGTCTGGGCGACGTCAACCCGACCGGTCCCCGGCAGGAGGACAGTTACGATCCCCGGCAGCCGGGGGTTCCCAGCCGGGTGATCAAAGGAGGCTCCTTCCTCTGCGCGCAGAACTTCTGCCAGCGGTACCGGCCGGCGTCACGCCATCCGCAGGAGGTCGGCGTCGGAGCAAGCCATCTGGGGTTCCGGACAGTGCTGAATACGAGGTAG
- a CDS encoding CPBP family intramembrane glutamic endopeptidase, producing MTEDQIIQRYNHPWTFYALATLGSWTAWGGAVWLSHLDGIGPAGLTTVAVLLLLGLLFPFLTAWRLTRGDPVLRNDLGRRLVRPDWRQLRLATLGAGIMLGSILLAQALSLLLGYSTEQFRFAAHASFSAGILPGWFPLVLAPIIEELSWHSYGTDCLRRSMTLFWTSIVFAFYWTVWHAPLGMVAHYYQAQIAESGWIHTLNFALSLFPFVLIMNWLYYRANRSILVAIVFHLSAGLFNELFQTHPDTKIIQTGLLFALTVAIVIADPRFFFGKTVHDMPPVSPFRQFG from the coding sequence ATGACCGAAGATCAGATCATTCAACGCTACAACCACCCTTGGACTTTTTATGCCCTCGCCACGTTGGGCTCATGGACGGCCTGGGGTGGCGCGGTGTGGCTGAGCCATCTGGACGGAATCGGCCCTGCCGGCCTGACGACGGTGGCAGTGCTTTTGTTGCTCGGTCTGCTCTTTCCGTTCCTCACCGCCTGGCGGTTGACGCGAGGTGACCCGGTTCTGCGCAACGACTTGGGTCGCCGTCTGGTCCGGCCCGACTGGCGGCAGCTGCGCCTTGCGACGCTGGGCGCGGGCATCATGCTCGGAAGCATCCTGCTTGCGCAGGCTCTTTCCCTTCTGCTCGGCTACAGCACCGAACAATTCCGTTTTGCGGCCCATGCGTCCTTTTCCGCTGGCATCCTGCCGGGCTGGTTCCCGTTGGTTCTGGCGCCGATCATCGAGGAGTTGAGCTGGCATTCCTACGGGACCGACTGCCTTAGGCGCAGCATGACGCTGTTCTGGACCTCGATCGTTTTCGCCTTCTATTGGACGGTCTGGCATGCACCACTCGGCATGGTCGCTCATTATTATCAGGCGCAGATCGCCGAAAGCGGCTGGATTCACACGCTGAACTTCGCGTTGAGCCTGTTCCCGTTCGTGTTGATCATGAATTGGCTCTATTACCGTGCGAACCGCAGCATCCTTGTCGCCATCGTATTCCACCTGAGCGCAGGTCTGTTCAACGAGCTGTTCCAAACTCACCCGGACACCAAGATAATCCAGACGGGACTTCTCTTCGCGTTGACTGTGGCTATCGTCATCGCCGATCCACGATTCTTTTTTGGCAAGACGGTTCATGACATGCCCCCGGTCAGCCCGTTTCGACAGTTTGGCTGA
- a CDS encoding TetR/AcrR family transcriptional regulator produces the protein MPRTSKPADVRSAEILNAAAKLFRQHGVGAVSIDQIAREAGIAKGTFYLHFQSMRDLLARMAEATVTAMAENVERVIATSESSPYETLVLALTALKSVEADNAPLMQALDHPDNVELQERANIALVVKVGPLIANVIDRGCETGDFAVEDPLSTIQFILAGQAFLLGNPRFGWSQDEHGMRLMATLRLTERALGARPDSLVSAFLAVLAGAGRVQS, from the coding sequence ATGCCACGCACGAGCAAGCCTGCCGATGTTCGATCGGCCGAAATCCTGAACGCAGCCGCCAAATTGTTCCGCCAGCATGGCGTCGGCGCGGTGTCGATCGACCAGATCGCTCGTGAGGCCGGTATCGCAAAGGGCACCTTCTATCTTCACTTCCAGTCCATGCGAGACCTGCTGGCGCGCATGGCGGAGGCGACGGTGACGGCCATGGCCGAGAATGTGGAGCGGGTCATCGCAACGTCCGAAAGCTCGCCGTACGAAACGCTCGTCCTCGCATTGACAGCGCTGAAATCGGTGGAAGCGGATAATGCGCCGCTGATGCAGGCGCTCGATCACCCGGACAATGTCGAGTTGCAGGAGCGGGCCAACATCGCGTTGGTCGTCAAGGTCGGCCCCCTGATCGCCAATGTAATCGATCGCGGTTGCGAAACCGGGGATTTCGCCGTCGAGGACCCGCTGTCGACCATTCAGTTCATCCTCGCCGGACAGGCCTTTCTGCTCGGTAACCCGCGCTTCGGCTGGTCGCAGGACGAGCATGGCATGCGGCTGATGGCGACGCTGCGCCTGACCGAACGCGCGCTCGGCGCGCGCCCGGACAGTCTCGTCTCGGCATTTCTGGCCGTTTTGGCCGGAGCGGGAAGGGTGCAATCATGA
- a CDS encoding integrase core domain-containing protein, with product MPQRDAVHLAHAHAHAHAHALLAVWHSDYNNVRPHTGLGGATPVEVATRMPLKAAPGHAPVAINARSGHHMRGLPPGAKEAWGAGQPV from the coding sequence GTGCCTCAACGAGACGCTGTTCACCTCGCCCATGCCCATGCCCATGCCCATGCCCATGCCCTCCTGGCAGTGTGGCACAGCGATTACAACAACGTCCGACCGCATACCGGCCTCGGCGGCGCCACGCCGGTCGAGGTCGCCACGCGGATGCCTCTGAAAGCGGCGCCGGGGCATGCCCCGGTTGCCATCAACGCCCGGTCAGGGCATCACATGAGAGGACTCCCACCCGGAGCGAAGGAAGCTTGGGGAGCAGGCCAGCCAGTTTAG
- a CDS encoding ABC transporter substrate-binding protein, with product MIRPNRRTALAGLAALLAAPALRRTAAAATAPLPLLTLWGPPAGPSITLVHAIASGLLRPVADKVVFKAWRTPDELRAGLTSGTMQTFVLPTQSAANLFNKGLGVRLVNVMTNGLLYLLSADPSLTSVAALKGRSVAIPFRNDTPEYVFRRLLAAERLTADGDVALQFTGTPMEAIQLLVTGRADAALLPEPAASAAILRAGMAGKTVTRVLDIQQAWGAATGLATVLPQAGLGVSAAFLAEHPAAVEALHDALATATASVNADPARAASDAAAPLGLPWPVIEQAIPHSNLVAQRASAVREPMEAVFRALAEFDPKIIGGALPAADFYL from the coding sequence ATGATCCGCCCGAACCGCCGCACCGCGCTGGCAGGGCTCGCCGCCCTGCTGGCCGCTCCCGCCCTCCGCCGCACCGCGGCGGCCGCCACGGCCCCCTTGCCGCTATTGACCCTGTGGGGACCGCCGGCGGGTCCGTCGATCACGCTGGTTCACGCCATCGCCTCCGGCCTGCTCCGCCCGGTCGCCGACAAGGTGGTGTTCAAGGCGTGGCGCACCCCCGACGAACTGCGCGCCGGCCTGACCTCCGGCACCATGCAGACCTTCGTGCTGCCGACCCAGTCCGCCGCCAACCTGTTCAACAAGGGGCTCGGCGTCCGGCTGGTCAACGTGATGACCAACGGGCTGCTCTATCTGCTGTCCGCCGATCCGTCGCTGACTTCGGTGGCCGCGCTGAAAGGCCGGAGCGTCGCGATCCCCTTCCGCAACGACACGCCGGAATACGTGTTCCGGCGCCTCCTGGCGGCGGAGCGGCTGACCGCCGACGGTGATGTCGCCCTTCAATTCACCGGCACGCCGATGGAGGCGATCCAGCTTCTCGTCACCGGACGGGCCGACGCCGCCCTGCTGCCCGAGCCGGCGGCCTCCGCCGCCATCCTGCGCGCCGGGATGGCCGGCAAGACGGTGACGCGGGTTCTCGACATCCAGCAGGCCTGGGGCGCCGCCACCGGGTTGGCGACCGTGCTGCCGCAGGCCGGCCTCGGCGTCTCCGCCGCCTTCCTGGCGGAGCACCCCGCCGCCGTCGAGGCGCTGCACGACGCGCTGGCCACGGCGACCGCCTCGGTCAACGCCGACCCGGCGCGGGCCGCCAGCGACGCCGCGGCGCCGCTCGGCCTGCCCTGGCCGGTCATCGAGCAGGCGATCCCCCATTCCAATCTGGTCGCCCAGCGCGCCAGCGCCGTCCGCGAACCGATGGAGGCCGTCTTCCGCGCCCTGGCGGAGTTCGACCCCAAGATCATCGGCGGCGCGCTGCCGGCGGCGGACTTCTATCTGTGA